A part of Vulpes lagopus strain Blue_001 chromosome 4, ASM1834538v1, whole genome shotgun sequence genomic DNA contains:
- the MORF4L1 gene encoding mortality factor 4-like protein 1 isoform X2, producing the protein MAPKQDPKPKFQEGERVLCFHGPLLYEAKCVKVAIKDKQVKYFIHYSGWNKNWDEWVPESRVLKYVDTNLQKQRELQKANQEQYAEGKMRGAAPGKKTSGLQQKNVEVKTKKNKQKTPGNGDGGSTSETPPPPRKKRARVDPTVENEETFMNRVEVKVKIPEELKPWLVDDWDLITRQKQLFYLPAKKNVDSILEDYANYKKSRGNTDNKEYAVNEVVAGIKEYFNVMLGTQLLYKFERPQYAEILADHPDAPMSQVYGAPHLLRLFVRIGAMLAYTPLDEKSLALLLNYLHDFLKYLAKNSATLFSASDYEVAPPEYHRKAV; encoded by the exons ATGGCGCCGAAGCAGGACCCGAAGCCCAAATTCCAGGAGG GTGAGCGAGTGCTGTGCTTTCATGGGCCTCTTCTTTATGAAGCAAAG tgtgtaAAGGTTGCCATAAAGGACAAACAAGTGAAATACTTTATACATTACAGTGGTTGGAATAAAAA TTGGGATGAATGGGTTCCAGAAAGCAGAGTACTCAAGTATGTGGACACCAATCTGCAGAAACAGCGAGAACTTCAAAAAGCCAATCA ggAGCAATATGCAGAGGGGAAGATGAgaggggctgccccaggaaaGAAGACATCTGGTCTGCAACAGAAAAATGTTGAAGT gaaaaccaaaaagaacaaacagaaaa CGCCTGGAAACGGAGATGGTGGTAGCACCAGTGAGACCCCTCCACCTCCTCGCAAGAAAAGGGCCCGTGTGGATCCCACTGTTGAGAAT GAGGAAACCTTCATGAACAGAGTTGAAGTGAAAGTGAAGATTCCTGAGGAGCTAAAACCATGGCTTGTTGATGATTGGGACTTAATTACCCGACAAAAACAG ctCTTTTATCTTCCTGCCAAGAAGAATGTGGATTCCATCCTAGAGGATTATGCAAATTACAAGAAATCTCGAGGAAACACAGATAATAA GGAGTATGCTGTTAATGAGGTTGTGGCTGGAATAAAGGAATACTTCAATGTGATGTTGGGCACTCAGCTACTCTACAAATTTGAGAGACCACAGTATGCAGAGATCCTTGCAGATCACCCGGATGCACCCATGTCCCAGGTGTATGGGGCACCACATCTACTGAGATTATTTG TACGAATTGGAGCAATGTTGGCTTATACTCCGCTGGATGAGAAGAGCCTTGCTTTATTGCTCAATTATCTTCATGATTTCCTAAA ataCCTGGCAAAGAATTCGGCAACCTTGTTTAGTGCCAGCGATTATGAAGTGGCTCCTCCTGAGTACCACCGGAAGGCCGTGTGA
- the MORF4L1 gene encoding mortality factor 4-like protein 1 isoform X1, with product MAPKQDPKPKFQEGERVLCFHGPLLYEAKCVKVAIKDKQVKYFIHYSGWNKKSAVRPRRSEQTLKTREDIVALFPVPEGAPSVHHPLLTSSWDEWVPESRVLKYVDTNLQKQRELQKANQEQYAEGKMRGAAPGKKTSGLQQKNVEVKTKKNKQKTPGNGDGGSTSETPPPPRKKRARVDPTVENEETFMNRVEVKVKIPEELKPWLVDDWDLITRQKQLFYLPAKKNVDSILEDYANYKKSRGNTDNKEYAVNEVVAGIKEYFNVMLGTQLLYKFERPQYAEILADHPDAPMSQVYGAPHLLRLFVRIGAMLAYTPLDEKSLALLLNYLHDFLKYLAKNSATLFSASDYEVAPPEYHRKAV from the exons ATGGCGCCGAAGCAGGACCCGAAGCCCAAATTCCAGGAGG GTGAGCGAGTGCTGTGCTTTCATGGGCCTCTTCTTTATGAAGCAAAG tgtgtaAAGGTTGCCATAAAGGACAAACAAGTGAAATACTTTATACATTACAGTGGTTGGAATAAAAA AAGTGCTGTGAGGCCCAGGCGCTCTGAACAAACTTTGAAGACACGTGAGGATATTGTAGCCCTTTTTCCTGTTCCTGAAGGAGCTCCCTCAGTACACCACCCCCTCCTGACCTCTAG TTGGGATGAATGGGTTCCAGAAAGCAGAGTACTCAAGTATGTGGACACCAATCTGCAGAAACAGCGAGAACTTCAAAAAGCCAATCA ggAGCAATATGCAGAGGGGAAGATGAgaggggctgccccaggaaaGAAGACATCTGGTCTGCAACAGAAAAATGTTGAAGT gaaaaccaaaaagaacaaacagaaaa CGCCTGGAAACGGAGATGGTGGTAGCACCAGTGAGACCCCTCCACCTCCTCGCAAGAAAAGGGCCCGTGTGGATCCCACTGTTGAGAAT GAGGAAACCTTCATGAACAGAGTTGAAGTGAAAGTGAAGATTCCTGAGGAGCTAAAACCATGGCTTGTTGATGATTGGGACTTAATTACCCGACAAAAACAG ctCTTTTATCTTCCTGCCAAGAAGAATGTGGATTCCATCCTAGAGGATTATGCAAATTACAAGAAATCTCGAGGAAACACAGATAATAA GGAGTATGCTGTTAATGAGGTTGTGGCTGGAATAAAGGAATACTTCAATGTGATGTTGGGCACTCAGCTACTCTACAAATTTGAGAGACCACAGTATGCAGAGATCCTTGCAGATCACCCGGATGCACCCATGTCCCAGGTGTATGGGGCACCACATCTACTGAGATTATTTG TACGAATTGGAGCAATGTTGGCTTATACTCCGCTGGATGAGAAGAGCCTTGCTTTATTGCTCAATTATCTTCATGATTTCCTAAA ataCCTGGCAAAGAATTCGGCAACCTTGTTTAGTGCCAGCGATTATGAAGTGGCTCCTCCTGAGTACCACCGGAAGGCCGTGTGA